The following coding sequences are from one Methanosarcina sp. WWM596 window:
- a CDS encoding RPA family protein, which yields MTGFFREVSRRVFSQELKDSNLTSRDESDQYAPQYLFTPTGAKVNRIFIVGTLIEKEDIGTDSEYWRGRVSDPTGSFLVYAGQYQPEAAQFLEECELPAFVAVIGKTSTYTTDDGNVLTSIRPESIQQVDELTRNLWVLDTAKQTLERIRAVEAQEDSNSKLAKEHYSTDTEIYREMVKKALESLKDNA from the coding sequence ATGACAGGCTTTTTTAGAGAAGTATCACGCAGAGTTTTTTCCCAGGAACTGAAAGACTCAAACCTCACATCCAGGGATGAAAGTGACCAGTATGCCCCTCAGTATCTCTTTACTCCAACAGGGGCAAAGGTTAACCGCATCTTTATTGTGGGGACTCTTATCGAAAAGGAGGATATCGGTACCGACTCCGAATACTGGAGAGGCAGGGTTTCCGATCCAACAGGTTCCTTCTTAGTCTATGCAGGGCAGTACCAGCCAGAAGCCGCCCAGTTCCTTGAAGAGTGCGAACTGCCTGCTTTCGTAGCGGTCATCGGTAAAACCAGCACCTATACCACCGACGATGGAAATGTCCTGACCTCTATCCGTCCTGAATCTATACAGCAGGTAGATGAGCTGACCCGAAATCTGTGGGTACTCGATACTGCAAAGCAGACGCTTGAGAGGATAAGGGCAGTTGAGGCACAGGAAGATTCTAACTCAAAGCTTGCAAAGGAGCACTATTCCACTGATACCGAGATTTACCGTGAAATGGTTAAAAAAGCTCTTGAGTCCCTTAAAGACAATGCCTAA